Proteins encoded together in one Prevotella scopos JCM 17725 window:
- the tsf gene encoding translation elongation factor Ts — translation MAVSIEDIKKLRAMTGAGLADVKKALTEAEGDFEKAKELIRERGLAIAAKRSDRETSNGCVLVKQADGFAAMVAIKCETDFVANGKDFIALVQEILDAAVANKCKSLDEVKTLKLANGEEAAAAVLQRSGVTGEKMELDGYNFLEGENISVYDHMNKHTLATMVQLNENNEEAGHKVAMQVAAMKPIALDETSIPQSVKDEEFKVAVQKTKEEQVEKAVVAAIKKAGINANLVDSDDHIESNIKKGWLTREEADKAIEIRNTVGAEKAANLNEDMIQNIAKGRLNKFFKENCLVDQEFQFGDGEKQSVNDWLKTQNKDLKIVAYKRFTLAAE, via the coding sequence ATGGCTGTATCTATTGAAGATATCAAGAAGCTCCGCGCTATGACTGGCGCAGGTCTGGCTGACGTAAAGAAGGCACTCACAGAGGCTGAAGGCGATTTCGAAAAGGCAAAGGAACTTATTCGTGAGCGTGGTTTGGCTATTGCTGCTAAGCGTTCTGACCGTGAGACATCAAACGGATGTGTACTCGTTAAGCAGGCTGATGGCTTCGCTGCTATGGTTGCTATCAAGTGTGAGACAGACTTTGTTGCTAATGGTAAGGATTTCATTGCTCTCGTTCAGGAGATTTTGGACGCTGCCGTTGCTAACAAGTGCAAGAGCCTTGACGAGGTTAAGACATTGAAGCTTGCTAATGGTGAGGAGGCTGCTGCTGCAGTTCTACAGCGTTCTGGTGTTACCGGTGAGAAGATGGAGCTTGATGGCTACAACTTCCTCGAGGGTGAGAACATCTCTGTTTATGACCACATGAACAAGCACACGCTCGCTACTATGGTTCAGCTCAACGAGAACAACGAGGAAGCTGGTCACAAGGTTGCTATGCAGGTTGCAGCAATGAAGCCTATCGCTCTTGACGAGACTTCTATTCCACAATCTGTTAAGGATGAGGAGTTCAAGGTTGCTGTTCAGAAGACTAAGGAAGAGCAGGTTGAGAAGGCTGTTGTTGCTGCTATCAAGAAGGCAGGTATCAACGCTAATCTCGTTGACAGCGATGACCACATCGAGTCTAACATCAAGAAGGGTTGGTTGACTCGTGAGGAAGCTGACAAGGCTATCGAAATCCGTAACACTGTGGGCGCTGAGAAGGCTGCTAACCTCAATGAGGACATGATTCAGAACATCGCTAAGGGTCGTCTGAACAAGTTCTTCAAGGAGAACTGCCTCGTTGACCAGGAGTTCCAGTTCGGTGATGGCGAAAAGCAGAGCGTTAACGATTGGTTGAAGACTCAGAACAAGGATCTTAAGATCGTTGCTTACAAGCGTTTCACACTCGCTGCAGAGTAA
- the rplM gene encoding 50S ribosomal protein L13: MDTLSYKTISVNKETAKKEWVVIDASDQVVGRLCSKVAKLLRGKYKPTFTPHVDCGDNVIIINAAKVVFSGKKETDKVYTRYTGYPGGQRFNTPAQLRTRKNGIDKMIRHAVKGMLPKGPLGRHLLNNLHVIEGTELNGLEAQKPKAIDINQYK; the protein is encoded by the coding sequence ATGGACACTTTAAGTTACAAGACTATTTCCGTAAACAAGGAAACAGCTAAGAAAGAGTGGGTCGTTATTGACGCGAGCGATCAGGTTGTAGGTCGCCTTTGCTCTAAGGTAGCTAAGCTTCTTCGCGGAAAGTACAAGCCAACTTTCACCCCACACGTAGATTGTGGTGACAACGTAATCATTATCAATGCAGCTAAGGTTGTATTCTCTGGTAAGAAGGAGACTGATAAGGTTTACACACGTTATACTGGTTACCCAGGTGGTCAGCGTTTTAACACTCCTGCCCAGCTTCGTACTCGTAAGAATGGTATCGACAAGATGATTCGTCATGCCGTTAAGGGTATGTTACCAAAGGGTCCTTTAGGTCGTCATCTCTTGAATAACCTCCACGTTATCGAAGGTACAGAGCTCAACGGTCTTGAGGCACAGAAGCCAAAGGCAATTGATATTAACCAGTATAAATAA
- a CDS encoding lactonase family protein: MNLKSIFLGVALACGTVIGYADNNIKLVVGTYTDAGSQGLYSFSFDQSTGAASELSSLNVEDPSYFAFSKDGRHIYAVSEKNSATAVLNSIGFDPINGTFAFKNSQLTHGGDPCYVSTDGKIALTANYSGGTISVFPILKNGTLDKSLLQIGSKKGGPNRSRQNTPHAHCAVFAPDGYILTTDFSGDRILCFSYNKHDKKLENHGIAAHIKAGSGPRHLVFAPNGRYAYLMNELSGKVIVYSYSDGKLKELQSIAADNANAHGGADIHVSPDGMFVYASTRLKGDGITIFRVGNKGTLTRVGVQRTGKHPRNFAITPNGKFLLVACRDDNSIQVYSRDKDTGLLKNTHQDIVLSHPVCVKFYPE, encoded by the coding sequence ATGAATTTAAAATCTATTTTCTTAGGCGTGGCTTTAGCCTGCGGTACAGTTATCGGTTATGCCGATAATAATATTAAGTTGGTTGTTGGCACTTATACTGATGCTGGCAGTCAGGGGTTGTACTCTTTCTCTTTTGATCAGTCAACAGGTGCAGCATCTGAACTGAGTTCGTTGAACGTAGAGGATCCTTCTTACTTCGCATTTAGTAAGGACGGACGTCATATTTATGCTGTTAGTGAGAAGAATAGTGCAACAGCTGTTCTTAATAGCATTGGTTTCGACCCTATTAATGGTACTTTCGCTTTTAAGAATTCACAGTTGACCCATGGTGGCGACCCTTGTTATGTATCTACCGATGGCAAGATTGCTCTTACAGCTAACTATTCTGGTGGTACTATTTCAGTATTCCCTATCCTAAAGAACGGAACACTCGATAAGTCTTTGTTGCAGATTGGTAGTAAGAAGGGTGGTCCTAACCGCTCACGTCAGAACACCCCTCATGCGCATTGTGCTGTCTTCGCACCTGATGGTTATATCCTTACAACCGATTTCAGTGGCGACCGTATCCTTTGTTTCTCTTATAATAAACATGATAAGAAGTTAGAGAATCATGGTATTGCAGCGCATATAAAGGCTGGTTCTGGTCCACGCCATCTTGTTTTTGCTCCTAATGGTAGATATGCTTATCTTATGAACGAATTGTCTGGTAAGGTGATCGTTTATAGTTATAGTGATGGTAAGTTAAAGGAACTTCAGTCTATTGCTGCTGATAACGCTAATGCACATGGTGGTGCTGATATCCATGTTAGTCCTGATGGTATGTTTGTTTATGCAAGCACACGTTTGAAGGGTGATGGTATCACAATCTTCCGTGTAGGCAATAAGGGAACGTTGACTCGCGTTGGTGTGCAGCGTACGGGTAAACATCCACGTAACTTTGCTATAACGCCAAATGGTAAGTTCCTGCTCGTTGCTTGTCGTGATGATAACTCTATACAGGTTTACTCACGTGATAAGGATACGGGCTTGCTTAAGAATACTCATCAGGACATTGTCCTTAGTCACCCTGTTTGCGTGAAGTTCTATCCGGAGTAA
- a CDS encoding fumarylacetoacetate hydrolase family protein: MKIFAVGMNYAKHNKSLNETLSTKNEPIIFTKADSALLKDKKPFFIPDDLGTIEYETELVVRICRLGKTISERFAHRYYDAVTVGIDFTARELQQKLRAQGLPWDICKGFDGSAALGEWVTKDKFLDVQRLRFHLDINGQTVQEGCTSDMLFKIDEIISYISRYFTLKTGDIIYTGCPSGCGPVNINDHLEGYIEERKVLDFNCK, from the coding sequence ATGAAAATCTTTGCTGTTGGCATGAATTATGCCAAACATAATAAATCGCTAAACGAAACGTTATCTACAAAGAATGAACCAATTATCTTCACCAAGGCAGACTCTGCCCTACTAAAAGATAAAAAGCCGTTCTTCATACCCGATGACTTGGGTACAATAGAATATGAAACAGAACTCGTGGTGCGCATCTGTCGATTGGGAAAGACGATCTCAGAGCGATTCGCCCATAGATACTATGACGCAGTAACCGTAGGCATCGACTTCACTGCACGCGAACTACAACAAAAACTAAGAGCACAGGGACTGCCCTGGGATATCTGCAAAGGTTTTGATGGTTCGGCAGCTTTAGGTGAATGGGTAACCAAGGATAAATTCCTTGATGTACAAAGACTCCGCTTCCATCTTGACATCAACGGACAAACCGTGCAAGAGGGATGTACGAGTGACATGCTATTTAAAATAGATGAAATCATCAGTTACATCAGTCGTTACTTCACGCTTAAAACGGGTGACATCATCTATACAGGCTGTCCATCAGGTTGTGGCCCAGTGAACATCAATGATCACTTAGAAGGATACATAGAGGAAAGAAAAGTTCTCGACTTCAACTGCAAGTAA
- the rpsB gene encoding 30S ribosomal protein S2 has protein sequence MSRTNFDQLLEAGCHFGHLRRKWNPAMAPYIFMERNGIHIIDLHKTVAKVDEAAEALKAIARSGKKILFVATKKQAKEVVAEKAAAVNMPYVNERWAGGMLTNFPTIRKAVKKMTNIDKLMNDGTFSNLSKRELLQISRQRAKLEKNLGSISDLTRLPSALFVVDVMKEHIAVKEANRLGIPVFGIVDTNSDPKHIDYVIPANDDAKDSVEAILSACCDAIAEGLEERKAEKADEKAAAEQAEEAAEAKPKRAARKAEEAPKAENEAPAAE, from the coding sequence ATGTCAAGAACAAATTTTGACCAGTTATTGGAGGCAGGATGCCACTTTGGCCACCTCCGTCGCAAGTGGAACCCAGCAATGGCTCCTTACATCTTCATGGAGCGTAATGGTATCCACATCATCGATCTTCACAAGACTGTAGCTAAGGTTGACGAGGCTGCAGAGGCACTCAAAGCTATTGCAAGAAGTGGTAAGAAGATTTTGTTCGTCGCTACTAAAAAACAGGCTAAGGAAGTTGTAGCAGAGAAGGCTGCAGCTGTTAACATGCCATACGTAAACGAGCGTTGGGCTGGCGGTATGCTGACCAACTTCCCAACCATCCGTAAGGCTGTGAAGAAAATGACGAACATCGACAAGTTGATGAACGACGGTACATTCTCTAACCTCTCTAAGCGTGAGCTCTTGCAGATTTCACGTCAGCGTGCTAAGCTCGAGAAGAACCTCGGTTCTATCTCTGACTTGACTCGTCTGCCATCTGCACTCTTCGTTGTAGATGTAATGAAGGAGCACATCGCTGTTAAGGAGGCTAATCGTCTCGGTATTCCTGTATTCGGTATCGTTGATACCAACTCTGATCCTAAGCACATCGACTACGTTATTCCAGCAAATGACGACGCTAAGGATTCTGTAGAGGCTATCCTCTCTGCTTGCTGCGACGCTATCGCAGAGGGTCTTGAGGAGCGTAAGGCAGAGAAGGCTGACGAGAAGGCAGCTGCAGAGCAGGCTGAAGAGGCTGCTGAGGCTAAGCCAAAGCGTGCTGCTCGTAAGGCTGAAGAGGCTCCAAAGGCTGAGAACGAGGCACCAGCTGCTGAGTAA
- the porU gene encoding type IX secretion system sortase PorU, translating to MTKGINKLMKKRSAIFCLTLLLSCIKLSAQQQRFFNLTVQDVTIDSLLPQFHYAIPIGEQYADSIYDLEIRYPEFIDMSKEDIARYNALTSIVPPTLPEIYQQMTIERKRGVLEISLSPIVQRNGKKQFLVSFMIALTSRPKKATTKKLKAIETRAVGASAAANRYADHSILTNGKWAKIRVPANGVYQLTKELIRRAGFSNIDKVKIYGYGGNLQNEILTDEDIRTHDDLKEVPTFNSNGKRLFYARGPVSWEGNTSIKRIRNPYSDYGYYFLTEDINSTPAVITDSTTFINSFYPSADDYHSLHEVDNFSWYHGGRNFFEETPLKLNEGKVFTLANKAHATTAKLTVAVTTGSYNSIVKVEANGQRLGDIRITPQDSFDKGYEEVRTYTLNSLHAVDSIKLTTTSGGPARLDYLIMTYPTASPAPSLKATFPTPEYVYNITNQDLHAHEPVNMVIIIPTSQKLLKEAERLANFHRSHDNISVRIVPADELYNEFSSGTPDAMAYRRYMKMLYDRASTDNLPQSLLLFGDCVWDNRLVTPACRNLNPDDLLLAYESENSFSETDCYVNDGWFTLMDDGEGGNLLRSDKEDLGVGRFPVTDLSEAKVLVDKTINYAENKNGGSWENMIMFMGDDGNNNLHMHDVNETAETIMSFYPSYQVKKVMWDAYTRTSSATGNSYPEVSTIIKQQQAQGALIMDYAGHGREDQISHEAVLRINDFANFTNTNLPLWITASCDIMPYDATIPTIGEAAVLNKKGGSVAFWGTTRTVYAYYNKAINTAFLKHVLSFTNGKPTTLGEAQRLAKCELINSSSDLTPNKLQYALLGDPALSLNLPTLEVKVETINGQAPSKTGSLILKGGSVVTVKGYITKNGSKQTDFKGLLTATVRDTKELITCKKQEETSANTFKYYDRQKVLYNGTDSIRNGEFTFTFAVPRDINYAAGTGLMNLSAINDSHTLMAQGHEEGFMIDGSEIVYNDSIGPSIYAYLNSPSFVNGGEVNSTPYFYAQITDKDGINASGNGIGHDMQLTIDGKMTQTYILNDNFRYDFGSYTSGTTGFSLPELSEGPHTLQFRAWDIQNNPSTVTLQFKVVKGLAPEIYSINASKNPTRTETTFIVTHNYIGSNVDIDIEVFDMSGRLLWHRSETGVTSGNAITADWDLTIDNAARLQTGVYLYRVRLSSNGATKVSKAKKLIILDNK from the coding sequence ATGACGAAAGGAATCAATAAGTTGATGAAGAAACGCTCAGCAATATTCTGCTTAACGCTTCTGCTGAGTTGTATAAAACTATCCGCTCAACAGCAAAGATTCTTCAATCTAACTGTTCAAGATGTGACAATAGACTCACTATTGCCACAGTTCCATTATGCCATTCCTATTGGCGAGCAATATGCTGACTCCATATACGATTTAGAGATACGCTACCCTGAGTTCATCGATATGAGTAAGGAGGACATTGCTCGGTACAATGCATTAACAAGTATCGTTCCACCAACGTTACCTGAGATATATCAGCAGATGACCATTGAACGTAAACGGGGCGTCTTAGAGATTTCTCTTTCACCAATCGTCCAACGCAATGGGAAGAAGCAGTTCCTCGTCAGTTTCATGATTGCCCTAACCTCACGCCCTAAGAAGGCTACAACGAAAAAGCTAAAAGCTATAGAAACCCGTGCTGTAGGAGCATCAGCAGCAGCAAACCGATATGCTGACCATTCTATCCTGACCAATGGTAAGTGGGCAAAGATACGTGTCCCTGCTAATGGCGTCTATCAGTTAACCAAGGAACTCATCCGCCGGGCAGGCTTCTCTAACATTGATAAGGTGAAGATCTATGGTTATGGCGGGAACTTACAGAATGAAATACTCACCGATGAAGACATCAGGACACATGATGACCTGAAGGAAGTGCCAACCTTCAATAGCAATGGTAAACGCCTTTTCTATGCTCGTGGTCCTGTAAGCTGGGAAGGTAATACGTCTATAAAAAGAATCCGTAACCCCTACTCTGATTATGGTTATTATTTCTTGACAGAGGATATTAATAGCACACCAGCTGTTATTACAGACAGCACCACATTCATCAATAGCTTTTATCCATCAGCTGATGACTATCACAGTCTGCATGAAGTGGATAATTTCAGTTGGTATCATGGAGGACGAAACTTCTTCGAAGAGACACCGTTAAAGCTAAACGAAGGGAAAGTTTTCACCTTAGCCAACAAAGCACACGCAACCACTGCAAAACTAACTGTTGCCGTTACAACAGGTTCTTATAATTCTATTGTAAAGGTAGAAGCTAATGGCCAGCGTCTTGGCGACATTAGAATCACACCACAAGATTCCTTTGACAAAGGTTATGAAGAGGTGAGAACCTATACGCTCAACAGCCTCCACGCTGTTGACAGCATCAAACTGACTACCACTTCAGGTGGCCCAGCACGTCTTGATTATCTCATCATGACCTACCCCACCGCTTCACCAGCACCTTCATTGAAAGCTACTTTCCCAACACCTGAATATGTTTATAACATAACCAACCAGGACCTTCATGCGCATGAGCCTGTCAATATGGTTATTATCATACCGACAAGCCAAAAGTTATTGAAGGAAGCAGAACGCTTAGCAAACTTCCATCGCTCACATGACAATATCTCCGTTCGTATCGTTCCAGCAGACGAACTCTATAACGAATTCTCAAGTGGAACACCTGATGCTATGGCTTATCGTCGGTACATGAAGATGCTTTACGACCGTGCTAGCACTGACAATCTACCACAATCGCTCTTGCTCTTTGGCGATTGCGTATGGGACAATCGCCTGGTGACGCCTGCCTGCCGTAATCTTAACCCTGACGATTTACTCCTTGCATACGAGAGCGAAAACTCATTCAGTGAGACCGACTGCTATGTCAATGATGGTTGGTTCACATTGATGGACGATGGTGAAGGCGGGAACTTACTAAGAAGTGACAAAGAAGACCTTGGAGTAGGACGCTTCCCCGTTACTGACTTATCAGAAGCAAAGGTATTAGTCGATAAGACAATTAACTATGCAGAAAATAAGAATGGTGGTAGTTGGGAGAATATGATTATGTTCATGGGTGATGATGGTAATAACAACCTCCACATGCACGATGTCAATGAGACTGCTGAAACCATCATGAGTTTCTATCCAAGCTATCAGGTAAAGAAGGTTATGTGGGACGCTTACACACGCACTTCGTCAGCTACGGGCAATAGCTATCCTGAAGTAAGCACTATCATAAAGCAACAACAGGCACAAGGTGCATTGATTATGGATTATGCTGGTCACGGAAGAGAGGACCAGATTTCGCATGAGGCAGTACTCCGCATCAACGACTTTGCCAACTTTACCAATACCAATCTCCCACTTTGGATTACAGCCAGCTGTGATATCATGCCATACGATGCTACCATTCCAACTATCGGCGAAGCAGCGGTACTGAATAAAAAGGGTGGCTCCGTTGCTTTCTGGGGTACCACACGTACGGTATATGCTTACTATAACAAGGCTATCAACACCGCCTTCCTAAAGCATGTACTAAGTTTTACAAATGGAAAGCCAACAACATTGGGAGAAGCACAGCGATTAGCTAAATGTGAGTTGATAAACTCTAGCAGTGACCTTACCCCTAACAAACTACAATATGCCCTGTTAGGCGACCCAGCCCTCTCATTAAATCTCCCAACCCTAGAGGTCAAGGTGGAGACGATTAACGGACAAGCACCTAGTAAAACTGGGTCGTTAATACTCAAGGGAGGATCTGTCGTAACAGTCAAAGGATATATAACAAAGAACGGTAGCAAACAAACCGACTTTAAAGGACTGCTTACTGCTACCGTACGAGATACAAAAGAGCTTATCACTTGTAAGAAACAGGAGGAAACCTCAGCAAATACTTTCAAATATTACGATCGCCAGAAGGTGCTATACAATGGTACTGATAGTATTCGCAACGGAGAATTCACCTTTACCTTTGCCGTCCCACGTGACATCAACTATGCCGCAGGTACGGGTTTGATGAACTTATCGGCAATCAACGACAGCCACACCCTCATGGCACAAGGACATGAAGAAGGCTTTATGATTGATGGTTCTGAGATTGTTTACAACGATTCCATCGGTCCATCCATCTATGCTTATCTCAATTCTCCTTCTTTTGTCAATGGTGGTGAAGTAAACAGCACCCCTTACTTCTATGCACAGATAACAGATAAAGATGGTATCAATGCATCAGGCAATGGTATCGGACATGACATGCAGCTGACTATCGATGGTAAAATGACACAGACCTATATCTTGAATGATAACTTCAGATATGACTTCGGTAGCTATACCTCAGGAACAACGGGCTTTAGTCTGCCAGAACTTTCTGAGGGACCACACACCCTCCAATTCCGTGCTTGGGACATTCAGAACAACCCTTCGACTGTCACACTTCAGTTTAAGGTTGTCAAGGGTTTGGCACCGGAGATATATAGTATCAACGCTTCAAAGAACCCTACAAGAACAGAAACCACCTTCATTGTCACCCACAACTATATTGGTTCAAATGTCGATATTGACATTGAAGTATTCGATATGAGTGGTCGATTGCTATGGCATCGTAGCGAGACTGGTGTTACTTCTGGCAATGCTATCACAGCCGACTGGGACCTTACTATCGATAATGCCGCACGCCTCCAGACTGGTGTTTACCTCTATCGCGTACGCCTCAGCAGCAATGGTGCTACCAAGGTATCGAAAGCTAAGAAACTGATTATCTTAGACAATAAATAA
- the rpsI gene encoding 30S ribosomal protein S9, producing MEVINAIGRRKSAVARVYLSEGTGKITINKKDLTEFFPSAILQYVVKQPLQLLGVEGQYDIKANLDGGGFTGQSQALRLAIARALVKVNAEDKKALKDQGFLTRDSRTVERKKPGQPKARAHFQFSKR from the coding sequence ATGGAAGTAATTAATGCAATTGGTCGCCGTAAGAGCGCTGTAGCGCGTGTTTACCTCTCAGAGGGTACCGGTAAGATCACTATCAACAAGAAAGATTTAACTGAATTCTTCCCATCAGCTATCCTGCAGTACGTGGTTAAGCAGCCACTGCAGTTGCTCGGTGTAGAAGGTCAGTATGACATTAAGGCCAACCTCGATGGTGGTGGCTTTACTGGTCAGAGCCAGGCACTGCGTCTTGCTATCGCTCGTGCATTGGTAAAAGTTAACGCTGAAGATAAGAAAGCACTAAAGGACCAGGGATTCCTGACACGCGACAGCCGTACTGTTGAGCGTAAGAAGCCAGGTCAGCCAAAGGCTCGTGCTCACTTCCAGTTCAGTAAGCGTTAA
- the porV gene encoding type IX secretion system outer membrane channel protein PorV — protein sequence MINKLRIAILSLSALASSTTFAQDKKDIFNPVNTSVTSQTIAPDARAAGMGDAGAATDPDVNSQYWNPAKYPFNISRAGVSLNYTPWLRQLVSDIDLAYLAGYYRIGDYSAVSASMRYFSLGEVQMTDGSNMTINPYEMSMDVAYSLMLSEHFSLGAAVRWIYSDLTYSYTDDTAPGSAFAADLSCYYQNYINIGERECQLGLGMNISNIGSKITFGGDNRSEFIPTNLRLGASLMIPIDEFNRFTIAADANKLLVPTYPKRKADESQVDYDNRLQKEYYDVSSISGIFKSFGDAPNGASEELQEIQWSLGAEYTYNDKFSLRAGYHHESENKGNRKYFTVGAGFKMNVFALDAGYVIATAKNNPLDQTLRFSLTFDMDGIKDLFKRR from the coding sequence ATGATTAATAAGCTTCGAATAGCTATCCTCTCACTCTCTGCACTGGCGTCATCAACCACTTTTGCACAGGATAAGAAGGATATCTTTAACCCTGTCAACACATCAGTAACCTCACAGACTATCGCCCCTGATGCACGTGCTGCAGGTATGGGTGACGCTGGTGCAGCTACTGATCCAGATGTGAACTCACAATATTGGAACCCTGCTAAATATCCTTTTAATATCTCGCGTGCAGGTGTGTCACTAAACTATACCCCTTGGCTCCGCCAGCTAGTGAGCGACATCGACTTGGCTTACCTTGCTGGTTACTATCGCATTGGTGACTATAGTGCTGTCTCAGCCTCTATGCGTTACTTCTCTTTGGGTGAAGTACAGATGACGGATGGTTCTAACATGACCATTAACCCATACGAAATGTCAATGGACGTAGCTTATTCTTTGATGCTGAGTGAGCATTTCTCTTTGGGTGCAGCCGTTCGTTGGATATATTCTGACCTTACCTATAGCTATACGGATGATACCGCACCAGGTTCTGCCTTTGCAGCCGACCTGTCTTGCTACTATCAGAACTATATCAACATCGGCGAGCGTGAGTGCCAGTTAGGTTTAGGTATGAACATCTCAAACATCGGCTCAAAGATTACCTTCGGTGGCGACAACCGCTCTGAGTTCATCCCAACCAACCTTCGTCTGGGTGCGTCATTGATGATCCCTATCGATGAATTCAACCGTTTTACGATTGCTGCGGATGCGAACAAACTGTTGGTACCTACTTATCCAAAGCGCAAAGCCGACGAGTCACAGGTTGATTATGACAATCGTCTTCAGAAAGAATATTATGACGTGTCATCCATCTCTGGTATCTTTAAGAGCTTCGGCGATGCGCCTAATGGTGCTTCAGAGGAGTTACAGGAGATACAATGGAGCTTAGGTGCAGAATACACCTATAATGACAAGTTCTCACTCCGTGCTGGTTATCACCACGAAAGCGAGAACAAAGGTAATCGCAAGTACTTCACCGTTGGTGCTGGTTTTAAGATGAATGTCTTCGCCCTTGACGCAGGATATGTCATTGCGACTGCCAAGAACAATCCACTTGATCAAACCCTCCGTTTCTCTCTTACCTTTGATATGGATGGTATCAAGGATTTGTTTAAGAGAAGGTAA
- the ispF gene encoding 2-C-methyl-D-erythritol 2,4-cyclodiphosphate synthase, whose product MSNSTQPIPSFRVGMGYDVHKLVEGRDLYLGGIKIEHSLGLLGHSDADVLIHAICDALLGAANMRDIGYHFPDTSADTLDMDSKVILRNTIDLLATKGYRVGNIDATICAERPKINPHIPAMCECLVEIIGCDLDAVSIKATTSEHLGFVGREEGMAAYAVCLIVKA is encoded by the coding sequence ATGAGCAATTCTACTCAACCCATCCCATCTTTCCGTGTCGGAATGGGATACGACGTACACAAACTCGTTGAAGGTCGCGACCTATACTTAGGTGGTATCAAGATTGAGCATAGTCTTGGACTACTTGGACATAGTGATGCCGACGTACTCATTCACGCTATCTGCGACGCCCTACTCGGTGCTGCCAATATGCGCGACATAGGTTATCACTTTCCAGACACCTCAGCTGACACCCTTGACATGGACTCAAAGGTCATTCTCCGCAATACCATCGACCTCTTGGCTACAAAGGGCTATCGTGTAGGAAACATTGATGCAACGATTTGTGCCGAACGTCCTAAGATTAACCCACATATCCCTGCTATGTGCGAATGCTTGGTAGAGATTATTGGTTGTGACCTTGATGCCGTTTCAATCAAAGCCACCACCTCTGAACATTTGGGCTTCGTTGGACGAGAAGAAGGCATGGCTGCCTATGCCGTCTGCTTGATTGTGAAAGCATAG